From Balearica regulorum gibbericeps isolate bBalReg1 chromosome 13, bBalReg1.pri, whole genome shotgun sequence, a single genomic window includes:
- the GINS2 gene encoding DNA replication complex GINS protein PSF2 — MEPAEAEFLAEKELVTIVPNFSLDRIHLIGGDLGPFNPGLPVEVPVWLAINLKQRQKCRLIPPEWMDVEKLGEIRDQERKEDTFTLMPSPYYMELTKLLLNYASDNIPKADEIRTLVKDTWDTRIAKLRLSADSFVRQQEAHAKLDNLTLMEINTAGTFLTQALDHMYKLRTNLQPGESAHSQDF; from the exons ATGGAGCCGGCCGAGGCGGAGTTCCTGGCCGAGAAGGAGCTGGTGACGATCGTGCCCAACTTCAGCCTCGACCGGATCCACCTCATCGGG GGAGATCTGGGTCCTTTCAATCCCGGCTTGCCAGTGGAAGTGCCTGTCTGGTTGGCCATTAACctgaagcagaggcagaagtgTCGGCTGATCCCTCCAGAATGGATGGATGTCG aaaaactgGGGGAAATCCGGGACCAGGAACGTAAAGAGGACACCTTCACTCTGATGCCCAGTCCCTATTATATGGAACTCACAAAGCTGCTGTTAAACTA cGCCTCAGACAACATCCCCAAAGCCGATGAGATTCGAACGCTGGTGAAGGATACCTGGGACACCCGGATAGCCAAGCTGCGGCTGTCTGCGGACAGCTTCGTCAGGCAGCAGGAGGCTCACGCCAAG ctGGATAACTTAACTTTGATGGAGATCAACACAGCCGGGACTTTCCTTACTCAAGCCTTAGATCACATGTACAAGCTCCGAACTAACCTTCAGCCTGGCGAGAGTGCCCACTCCCAGGATTTCTGA
- the EMC8 gene encoding ER membrane protein complex subunit 8 isoform X1: MKLTTQAYCKMVLHGAKYPHCAVNGLLVAERPSGAPRRDQAGPPSLFVDCIPLFHGTLALAPMLEVALTLIDSWCKENSYVIAGYYQANERVKDASPNQVAEKVASRIAEGFNDTALIMVDNTKFTMECVEPAIHLYELHENKWRCKDPHVDFCEDWSEAQRIAASLLDSKSYETLVDFDNHLDDIRNDWTNPEINKAVLHLC, translated from the exons ATGAAGCTGACCACGCAGGCCTACTGCAAAATGGTGCTGCACGGCGCCAAGTACCCGCACTGCGCCGTGAATGGGCTGCTGGTGGCCGAGCGGCCGTCTGGCGCCCCGCGCCGCGATCAGGCCGGGCCTCCCTCGCTCTTCGTCGACTGCATCCCGCTCTTCCACGGCACCCTGGCCCTGGCGCCCATGCTGGAGGTGGCCCTCACCCTG ATTGACTCTTGGTGCAAAGAGAATAGCTACGTGATAGCTGGATATTACCAGGCAAATGAACGCGTGAAAGATGCCAG TCCAAACCAGGTTGCGGAAAAGGTGGCCTCCAGAATCGCAGAGGGCTTTAACGATACAGCGCTCATAAtg GTTGATAACACCAAGTTCACGATGGAGTGCGTAGAGCCCGCCATTCACCTGTACGAGCTTCACGAGAACAAGTGGAGGTGCAAGGACCCGCACGT TGATTTTTGTGAAGATTGGAGCGAAGCCCAGAGAATCGCTGCATCTCTCTTGGACAGCAAGTCCTACGAGACGCTTGTAGATTTTGATAATCACCTGGATGATATCCGGAACGACTGGACAAACCCAGAGATCAACAAAGCCGTCCTCCACCTGTGTTAG
- the EMC8 gene encoding ER membrane protein complex subunit 8 isoform X2, whose translation MKLTTQAYCKMVLHGAKYPHCAVNGLLVAERPSGAPRRDQAGPPSLFVDCIPLFHGTLALAPMLEVALTLIDSWCKENSYVIAGYYQANERVKDASPNQVAEKVASRIAEGFNDTALIMVDNTKFTMECVEPAIHLYELHENKWRCKDPHVEREQKDSAARYEYGVESVA comes from the exons ATGAAGCTGACCACGCAGGCCTACTGCAAAATGGTGCTGCACGGCGCCAAGTACCCGCACTGCGCCGTGAATGGGCTGCTGGTGGCCGAGCGGCCGTCTGGCGCCCCGCGCCGCGATCAGGCCGGGCCTCCCTCGCTCTTCGTCGACTGCATCCCGCTCTTCCACGGCACCCTGGCCCTGGCGCCCATGCTGGAGGTGGCCCTCACCCTG ATTGACTCTTGGTGCAAAGAGAATAGCTACGTGATAGCTGGATATTACCAGGCAAATGAACGCGTGAAAGATGCCAG TCCAAACCAGGTTGCGGAAAAGGTGGCCTCCAGAATCGCAGAGGGCTTTAACGATACAGCGCTCATAAtg GTTGATAACACCAAGTTCACGATGGAGTGCGTAGAGCCCGCCATTCACCTGTACGAGCTTCACGAGAACAAGTGGAGGTGCAAGGACCCGCACGT tGAGAGAGAGCAGAAGGATTCTGCAGCCAGGTATGAGTATGGTGTAGAGAGTGTGGCTTAA
- the COX4I1 gene encoding cytochrome c oxidase subunit 4 isoform 1, mitochondrial: protein MLASRAFSLVGKRAISTSVCLRAHGHAGVVKAEDFSLPAYVDRRDVPLPEVAFVRDLSAQQKALKEKEKASWTALSVDEKVELYRIKFNETYAEMNRGSNEWKTVLGGVLFFLGVTGLILIWQKHYMYGPIPHTFSDEWLSMQTKRMLDMRINPVEGISAQWDFEKNEWKK from the exons ATGTTGGCTTCAAGGGCATTCAGCCTCGTTGGGAAGAGAGCCATTTCCACCTCCGTCTGCCTGCGAGCGCACGGACATG CTGGCGTTGTCAAAGCAGAGGATTTCAGCCTCCCGGCCTATGTCGACCGTCGTGACGTTCCCCTGCCTGAAGTGGCCTTTGTAAGGGACCTCTCTGCGCAGCAGAAAGCgctgaaagagaaggaaaaggcatcCTGGACTGCTCTGTCCGTTGATGAGAAAGTTGAAT tgTATCGTATCAAATTTAACGAGACCTATGCAGAAATGAACAGAGGATCAAACGAATGGAAGACCGTCCTCGGTGGAGTACTGTTCTTTCTTGGTGTAACTGGTCTCATCCTCATTTGGCAGAAACATTATA TGTACGGCCCTATTCCGCACACCTTCTCTGACGAGTGGCTGTCAATGCAGACGAAGAGGATGTTGGACATGAGGATTAATCCTGTGGAGGGCATCTCTGCCCAGTGGGATTTTGAGAAgaatgaatggaagaaatga